Proteins encoded together in one Lathyrus oleraceus cultivar Zhongwan6 chromosome 5, CAAS_Psat_ZW6_1.0, whole genome shotgun sequence window:
- the LOC127080049 gene encoding uncharacterized protein LOC127080049, giving the protein MERGWRNTKKYTFKFPDLTELKKLGSMIVSPEDLRAQYGRLMGILKTKVEDGVLNTLVQFYDTLYHCFTFPDYQLMPTLEEYSYWFGLPVSDKLPFSGSEKTHTSAAIAEALHLEASVVKDNFTKKGGILGLISRFLLEKAFIFAEADSKDTFESIFALLIYGIVLFPNIEDFVDVNVIRIFLIGNPIPTLLGDTYHSIHHRIKKGGGTILCCAPLLYKWFISHLPRSRLFRENPQKLRWSQRFMSIDQGSIHWYDPSYDVGVIIDNYGEFTNVPLIGVHGGINYNPILAKRQLGYPMADKPANLLLSGFFYLNDEKSSGLKDRIIHAWCKIHRKGKD; this is encoded by the coding sequence ATGGAACGGGGATGGAGGAATACCAAGAAATACACTTTCAAATTTCCTGACTTAACAGAGTTGAAGAAGCTTGGTTCTATGATTGTTAGTCCAGAGGATCTCAGAGCTCAGTATGGAAGACTTATGGGTATcttgaagaccaaggttgaagatggAGTTCTCAACACACTGGTACAGTTTTATGATACactctaccattgcttcacatttccagaCTACCAGCTTATGCCTACTCTAGAAGAATACTCTTATTGGTTTGGTTTGCCAGTCTCTGATAAATTACCATTCAGTGGTTCAGAGAAGACCCATACATCAGCAGCTATTGCAGAAGCACTTCACCTAGAAGCGTCTGTTGTGAAGGACAACTTCACTAAAAAAGGAGGGATTCTAGGTCTAATCTCTAGATTCCTGTTGGAGAAAGCCTTTATCTTTGCAGAAGCAGATAGTAAAGATACCTTTGAATCCATTTTTGCTCTACTCATTTATGGAATTGTACTCTTCCCAAACATTGAAGACTTCGTGGATGTTAATGTTATACGAATCTTCTTAATTGGTAACCCAATACCCACATTACTTGGAGATACCTACCATTCTATCCATCACAGGATTAAGAAAGGTGGTGGAACCATTCTTTGTTGTGCACCTCTcctatataagtggtttatttctcacttgcccAGATCCAGGCTCTTCAGGGAGAATCCGCAGAAGCTCAGATGGTCTCAGAGGTTCATGTCCATTGATCAAGGGAGTATACATTGGTATGACCCCTCTTATGATGTTGGAGTAATTATTGACAATTATGGTGAATTTACTAACGTACCTCTCATTGGTGTACATGggggaattaactacaaccccaTCCTTGCCAAACGCCAGTTAGGATATCCTATGGCAGATAAACCCGCCAACCTTCTGTTGTCAGGTTTCTTTTACCTCAACGACGAAAAGAGTTCCGGTTTGAAGGATAGAATCATACAtgcttggtgcaagattcatagAAAAGGAAAAGACTGA